In Rhodamnia argentea isolate NSW1041297 chromosome 4, ASM2092103v1, whole genome shotgun sequence, the following proteins share a genomic window:
- the LOC115725806 gene encoding uncharacterized protein LOC115725806 isoform X4, with protein MPPANKISTPCYFYYNGFCNKGDSCTYSHGSDCGRCAAVSSKEILKVNNAPFLDKKASTGDGHDANLSSCKESRMTKVTPSEWRITDRDDSASAPLEEHLNLSGTSPAAGNLSCLYKEEIQNVLIQERLQLNDSPQDSVSECEEDAETGSEYMPTAEGLTQSRSHRYPDYGSEGQVEDHVVREGYWESHILVNGGSKSLAVQGNQKCFLELDPQYRHFDSHVSDYDLGVSSEHEPMYSDAENLCEYETYDSDNDSHFDRSSNDVRSLSVRFRETASDVMFSREREMPRVELTHDDRHDLDLCRPLRENNTIGSFSRIPRRHGSFHLGVHRQERLVLGRRMQGRLALVGKNAIESFRDKEKFPDGFRRHGWVRHREMVKFRAHCKEKRLPKWSTQTTKASRKPLSRWRQSAVDSASFSSPKTLAQIKEDKRRAKEIRVLSGGYSGKKLAADFQGPKPLSELLKDKGNVNSDM; from the coding sequence ATGCCACCTGCAAATAAGATCAGCACTCCTTGTTACTTTTACTATAATGGGTTCTGCAACAAAGGTGACAGTTGTACCTATTCTCATGGATCTGACTGTGGTAGATGTGCCGCGGTATCTTCAAAAGAAATATTGAAAGTAAACAATGCTCCTTTCTTAGATAAGAAGGCATCCACTGGGGATGGACATGATGCCAATTTATCTTCGTGTAAAGAATCTAGAATGACAAAAGTGACACCGTCAGAATGGAGGATCACTGATAGAGATGATTCTGCATCAGCACCACTGGAGGAACATCTCAATTTGTCGGGAACTTCTCCAGCAGCAGGGAATTTGAGTTGTCTATATAAGGAAGAAATCCAAAATGTATTGATTCAAGAACGCTTACAGCTGAATGACTCTCCCCAGGATTCCGTGTCTGaatgtgaagaagatgctgaaaCTGGGTCTGAATATATGCCTACTGCAGAAGGTCTTACTCAAAGCAGGTCGCATAGGTACCCAGATTATGGTTCAGAGGGACAAGTGGAAGACCATGTTGTGAGAGAGGGATACTGGGAATCGCATATCCTGGTGAATGGCGGATCCAAGAGCTTGGCCGTCCAGGGTAATCAAAAGTGTTTCCTGGAACTTGATCCACAGTATAGGCATTTCGATAGCCATGTCTCTGACTATGATTTGGGTGTTTCATCTGAGCATGAACCCATGTATTCCGATGCAGAAAATTTATGTGAATATGAAACTTATGATTCTGACAATGACTCACATTTTGACCGTAGTTCTAATGATGTCCGAAGTTTATCTGTCCGGTTTAGGGAGACTGCCTCAGATGTTATGTTCTCACGTGAAAGAGAGATGCCGCGCGTGGAACTCACACATGATGACCGCCATGATTTGGATCTCTGTAGGCCCCTTAGGGAAAACAATACAATTGGTTCATTTTCCCGTATACCTAGAAGGCATGGCTCATTTCATCTGGGTGTTCATAGACAGGAAAGGCTTGTGCTGGGTCGGAGGATGCAGGGGAGATTAGCATTAGTAGGGAAGAATGCCATCGAATCATTTcgagacaaagaaaagtttccTGATGGCTTTAGAAGGCATGGTTGGGTCAGGCACAGAGAAATGGTTAAGTTTAGGGCACACTGTAAGGAGAAAAGGCTGCCTAAATGGTCGACTCAAACAACCAAAGCTTCAAGAAAACCACTTTCAAGGTGGCGGCAATCTGCTGTGGACTCTGCTTCTTTTTCCAGTCCCAAGACTCTTGCACAGATCAAAGAAGATAAGAGGAGAGCTAAAGAGATTCGGGTTCTGTCAGGTGGGTATTCTGGTAAAAAGTTGGCGGCAGATTTCCAGGGTCCTAAACCTCTGAGTGAACTTCTCAAGGACAAAGGAAATGTCAATTCAGATATGTAA
- the LOC115725810 gene encoding glyoxylase I 4-like — translation MFKGRISEKNPLHLKCLNHISMQCRSVEESIDFYCNVLGFVPIQRPGSFDFDGAWLFSYGIGIHLIKSEDPDGMPKVGRIDPKDRHISFQCESMETVEKKLREMKIEYVNGRVMDGGIAVDQLFFHDPDGTMIEVCNCENIAVVVLDDDRDAI, via the exons ATGTTTAAGGGAAGGATCAGTGAGAAGAACCCTCTGCATTTGAAGTGCTTGAATCACATATCGATGCAGTGCCGATCGGTCGAAGAGTCTATCGACTTCTATTGCAACGTCCTCGGTTTCGTTCCCATCCAAAGGCCCGGTTCCTTCGACTTCGACGGCGCTTG GCTATTCAGCTACGGAATCGGCATTCATCTGATCAAATCTGAGGACCCAGATGGAATGCCGAAAGTCGGTCGAATTGATCCCAAAGACAGGCACATTTCTTTCCAG TGCGAGAGCATGGAAACGGTGGAGAAGAAGCTGAGGGAGATGAAGATAGAGTACGTGAACGGCCGAGTTATGGACGGTGGCATTGCCGTCGACCAACTCTTCTTCCATGACCCCGACGGCACGATGATCGAGGTCTGCAACTGCGAGAACATCGCGGTGGTCGTGCTCGACGACGACAGAGATGCCATTTGA
- the LOC115725828 gene encoding MAPK kinase substrate protein At1g80180-like: MAGLQRSAKSFRRQGSSGLVWDDKFSSGDPLNQTERNHQQADQKVGRHRELRPSQSTGSIHTSHAVKVESPPRDPPSPRVSSCGLCGIFGKPGTARQSNSRNKKRKS, translated from the coding sequence ATGGCTGGCTTGCAAAGGTCTGCGAAATCGTTCAGGAGACAAGGATCATCGGGTCTGGTGTGGGACGACAAGTTCTCATCCGGGGATCCATTGAATCAAACGGAGCGTAACCATCAACAAGCCGACCAGAAAGTCGGCCGCCACAGAGAGCTACGACCGTCCCAGAGCACCGGATCGATCCACACGAGCCATGCCGTCAAGGTGGAGTCGCCGCCACGGGACCCGCCGTCTCCGAGAGTCTCCAGCTGCGGACTTTGCGGCATTTTTGGCAAACCAGGCACTGCCCGTCAGTCGAACTCGAGAAACAAGAAGCGCAAATCATAG
- the LOC115725806 gene encoding zinc finger CCCH domain-containing protein 34-like isoform X2: MSEGTQKRNTDCVFYLASPLTCKKGLDCEYRHNEIARLNPKDCWYWLAGNCLNPTCGFRHPPLDKLSEVSSELHMPPANKISTPCYFYYNGFCNKGDSCTYSHGSDCGRCAAVSSKEILKVNNAPFLDKKASTGDGHDANLSSCKESRMTKVTPSEWRITDRDDSASAPLEEHLNLSGTSPAAGNLSCLYKEEIQNVLIQERLQLNDSPQDSVSECEEDAETGSEYMPTAEGLTQSRSHRYPDYGSEGQVEDHVVREGYWESHILVNGGSKSLAVQGNQKCFLELDPQYRHFDSHVSDYDLGVSSEHEPMYSDAENLCEYETYDSDNDSHFDRSSNDVRSLSVRFRETASDVMFSREREMPRVELTHDDRHDLDLCRPLRENNTIGSFSRIPRRHGSFHLGVHRQERLVLGRRMQGRLALVGKNAIESFRDKEKFPDGFRRHGWVRHREMVKFRAHCKEKRLPKWSTQTTKASRKPLSRWRQSAVDSASFSSPKTLAQIKEDKRRAKEIRVLSDVLCIAVILRLLQKMNENPFPIFW; encoded by the exons ATGAGCGAAGGGACGCAGAAGCGGAACACCGATTGCGTCTTCTACCTGGCCTCGCCTCTCACCTGCAAGAAG GGGCTTGATTGTGAGTACCGTCATAATGAAATCGCGAGGCTGAACCCAAAGGATTGCTGGTATTGGTTAGCTGGAAACTGTCTTAACCCTACTTGTGGCTTCAGACATCCT CCACTGGATAAACTTTCTGAAGTATCATCTGAATTACATATGCCACCTGCAAATAAGATCAGCACTCCTTGTTACTTTTACTATAATGGGTTCTGCAACAAAGGTGACAGTTGTACCTATTCTCATGGATCTGACTGTGGTAGATGTGCCGCGGTATCTTCAAAAGAAATATTGAAAGTAAACAATGCTCCTTTCTTAGATAAGAAGGCATCCACTGGGGATGGACATGATGCCAATTTATCTTCGTGTAAAGAATCTAGAATGACAAAAGTGACACCGTCAGAATGGAGGATCACTGATAGAGATGATTCTGCATCAGCACCACTGGAGGAACATCTCAATTTGTCGGGAACTTCTCCAGCAGCAGGGAATTTGAGTTGTCTATATAAGGAAGAAATCCAAAATGTATTGATTCAAGAACGCTTACAGCTGAATGACTCTCCCCAGGATTCCGTGTCTGaatgtgaagaagatgctgaaaCTGGGTCTGAATATATGCCTACTGCAGAAGGTCTTACTCAAAGCAGGTCGCATAGGTACCCAGATTATGGTTCAGAGGGACAAGTGGAAGACCATGTTGTGAGAGAGGGATACTGGGAATCGCATATCCTGGTGAATGGCGGATCCAAGAGCTTGGCCGTCCAGGGTAATCAAAAGTGTTTCCTGGAACTTGATCCACAGTATAGGCATTTCGATAGCCATGTCTCTGACTATGATTTGGGTGTTTCATCTGAGCATGAACCCATGTATTCCGATGCAGAAAATTTATGTGAATATGAAACTTATGATTCTGACAATGACTCACATTTTGACCGTAGTTCTAATGATGTCCGAAGTTTATCTGTCCGGTTTAGGGAGACTGCCTCAGATGTTATGTTCTCACGTGAAAGAGAGATGCCGCGCGTGGAACTCACACATGATGACCGCCATGATTTGGATCTCTGTAGGCCCCTTAGGGAAAACAATACAATTGGTTCATTTTCCCGTATACCTAGAAGGCATGGCTCATTTCATCTGGGTGTTCATAGACAGGAAAGGCTTGTGCTGGGTCGGAGGATGCAGGGGAGATTAGCATTAGTAGGGAAGAATGCCATCGAATCATTTcgagacaaagaaaagtttccTGATGGCTTTAGAAGGCATGGTTGGGTCAGGCACAGAGAAATGGTTAAGTTTAGGGCACACTGTAAGGAGAAAAGGCTGCCTAAATGGTCGACTCAAACAACCAAAGCTTCAAGAAAACCACTTTCAAGGTGGCGGCAATCTGCTGTGGACTCTGCTTCTTTTTCCAGTCCCAAGACTCTTGCACAGATCAAAGAAGATAAGAGGAGAGCTAAAGAGATTCGGGTTCTGTCAG ATGTTCTGTGCATTGCTGTGATTCTGAGGTTGCTGCAGAAGATGAATGAGAAcccttttccaattttttggtAA
- the LOC115725806 gene encoding zinc finger CCCH domain-containing protein 34-like isoform X3, whose product MSEGTQKRNTDCVFYLASPLTCKKGLDCEYRHNEIARLNPKDCWYWLAGNCLNPTCGFRHPPLDKLSEVSSELHMPPANKISTPCYFYYNGFCNKGDSCTYSHGSDCGRCAAVSSKEILKVNNAPFLDKKASTGDGHDANLSSCKESRMTKVTPSEWRITDRDDSASAPLEEHLNLSGTSPAAGNLSCLYKEEIQNVLIQERLQLNDSPQDSVSECEEDAETGSEYMPTAEGLTQSRSHRYPDYGSEGQVEDHVVREGYWESHILVNGGSKSLAVQGNQKCFLELDPQYRHFDSHVSDYDLGVSSEHEPMYSDAENLCEYETYDSDNDSHFDRSSNDVRSLSVRFRETASDVMFSREREMPRVELTHDDRHDLDLCRPLRENNTIGSFSRIPRRHGSFHLGVHRQERLVLGRRMQGRFRDKEKFPDGFRRHGWVRHREMVKFRAHCKEKRLPKWSTQTTKASRKPLSRWRQSAVDSASFSSPKTLAQIKEDKRRAKEIRVLSGGYSGKKLAADFQGPKPLSELLKDKGNVNSDM is encoded by the exons ATGAGCGAAGGGACGCAGAAGCGGAACACCGATTGCGTCTTCTACCTGGCCTCGCCTCTCACCTGCAAGAAG GGGCTTGATTGTGAGTACCGTCATAATGAAATCGCGAGGCTGAACCCAAAGGATTGCTGGTATTGGTTAGCTGGAAACTGTCTTAACCCTACTTGTGGCTTCAGACATCCT CCACTGGATAAACTTTCTGAAGTATCATCTGAATTACATATGCCACCTGCAAATAAGATCAGCACTCCTTGTTACTTTTACTATAATGGGTTCTGCAACAAAGGTGACAGTTGTACCTATTCTCATGGATCTGACTGTGGTAGATGTGCCGCGGTATCTTCAAAAGAAATATTGAAAGTAAACAATGCTCCTTTCTTAGATAAGAAGGCATCCACTGGGGATGGACATGATGCCAATTTATCTTCGTGTAAAGAATCTAGAATGACAAAAGTGACACCGTCAGAATGGAGGATCACTGATAGAGATGATTCTGCATCAGCACCACTGGAGGAACATCTCAATTTGTCGGGAACTTCTCCAGCAGCAGGGAATTTGAGTTGTCTATATAAGGAAGAAATCCAAAATGTATTGATTCAAGAACGCTTACAGCTGAATGACTCTCCCCAGGATTCCGTGTCTGaatgtgaagaagatgctgaaaCTGGGTCTGAATATATGCCTACTGCAGAAGGTCTTACTCAAAGCAGGTCGCATAGGTACCCAGATTATGGTTCAGAGGGACAAGTGGAAGACCATGTTGTGAGAGAGGGATACTGGGAATCGCATATCCTGGTGAATGGCGGATCCAAGAGCTTGGCCGTCCAGGGTAATCAAAAGTGTTTCCTGGAACTTGATCCACAGTATAGGCATTTCGATAGCCATGTCTCTGACTATGATTTGGGTGTTTCATCTGAGCATGAACCCATGTATTCCGATGCAGAAAATTTATGTGAATATGAAACTTATGATTCTGACAATGACTCACATTTTGACCGTAGTTCTAATGATGTCCGAAGTTTATCTGTCCGGTTTAGGGAGACTGCCTCAGATGTTATGTTCTCACGTGAAAGAGAGATGCCGCGCGTGGAACTCACACATGATGACCGCCATGATTTGGATCTCTGTAGGCCCCTTAGGGAAAACAATACAATTGGTTCATTTTCCCGTATACCTAGAAGGCATGGCTCATTTCATCTGGGTGTTCATAGACAGGAAAGGCTTGTGCTGGGTCGGAGGATGCAGGGGAG ATTTcgagacaaagaaaagtttccTGATGGCTTTAGAAGGCATGGTTGGGTCAGGCACAGAGAAATGGTTAAGTTTAGGGCACACTGTAAGGAGAAAAGGCTGCCTAAATGGTCGACTCAAACAACCAAAGCTTCAAGAAAACCACTTTCAAGGTGGCGGCAATCTGCTGTGGACTCTGCTTCTTTTTCCAGTCCCAAGACTCTTGCACAGATCAAAGAAGATAAGAGGAGAGCTAAAGAGATTCGGGTTCTGTCAGGTGGGTATTCTGGTAAAAAGTTGGCGGCAGATTTCCAGGGTCCTAAACCTCTGAGTGAACTTCTCAAGGACAAAGGAAATGTCAATTCAGATATGTAA
- the LOC115725806 gene encoding zinc finger CCCH domain-containing protein 34-like isoform X1, whose product MSEGTQKRNTDCVFYLASPLTCKKGLDCEYRHNEIARLNPKDCWYWLAGNCLNPTCGFRHPPLDKLSEVSSELHMPPANKISTPCYFYYNGFCNKGDSCTYSHGSDCGRCAAVSSKEILKVNNAPFLDKKASTGDGHDANLSSCKESRMTKVTPSEWRITDRDDSASAPLEEHLNLSGTSPAAGNLSCLYKEEIQNVLIQERLQLNDSPQDSVSECEEDAETGSEYMPTAEGLTQSRSHRYPDYGSEGQVEDHVVREGYWESHILVNGGSKSLAVQGNQKCFLELDPQYRHFDSHVSDYDLGVSSEHEPMYSDAENLCEYETYDSDNDSHFDRSSNDVRSLSVRFRETASDVMFSREREMPRVELTHDDRHDLDLCRPLRENNTIGSFSRIPRRHGSFHLGVHRQERLVLGRRMQGRLALVGKNAIESFRDKEKFPDGFRRHGWVRHREMVKFRAHCKEKRLPKWSTQTTKASRKPLSRWRQSAVDSASFSSPKTLAQIKEDKRRAKEIRVLSGGYSGKKLAADFQGPKPLSELLKDKGNVNSDM is encoded by the exons ATGAGCGAAGGGACGCAGAAGCGGAACACCGATTGCGTCTTCTACCTGGCCTCGCCTCTCACCTGCAAGAAG GGGCTTGATTGTGAGTACCGTCATAATGAAATCGCGAGGCTGAACCCAAAGGATTGCTGGTATTGGTTAGCTGGAAACTGTCTTAACCCTACTTGTGGCTTCAGACATCCT CCACTGGATAAACTTTCTGAAGTATCATCTGAATTACATATGCCACCTGCAAATAAGATCAGCACTCCTTGTTACTTTTACTATAATGGGTTCTGCAACAAAGGTGACAGTTGTACCTATTCTCATGGATCTGACTGTGGTAGATGTGCCGCGGTATCTTCAAAAGAAATATTGAAAGTAAACAATGCTCCTTTCTTAGATAAGAAGGCATCCACTGGGGATGGACATGATGCCAATTTATCTTCGTGTAAAGAATCTAGAATGACAAAAGTGACACCGTCAGAATGGAGGATCACTGATAGAGATGATTCTGCATCAGCACCACTGGAGGAACATCTCAATTTGTCGGGAACTTCTCCAGCAGCAGGGAATTTGAGTTGTCTATATAAGGAAGAAATCCAAAATGTATTGATTCAAGAACGCTTACAGCTGAATGACTCTCCCCAGGATTCCGTGTCTGaatgtgaagaagatgctgaaaCTGGGTCTGAATATATGCCTACTGCAGAAGGTCTTACTCAAAGCAGGTCGCATAGGTACCCAGATTATGGTTCAGAGGGACAAGTGGAAGACCATGTTGTGAGAGAGGGATACTGGGAATCGCATATCCTGGTGAATGGCGGATCCAAGAGCTTGGCCGTCCAGGGTAATCAAAAGTGTTTCCTGGAACTTGATCCACAGTATAGGCATTTCGATAGCCATGTCTCTGACTATGATTTGGGTGTTTCATCTGAGCATGAACCCATGTATTCCGATGCAGAAAATTTATGTGAATATGAAACTTATGATTCTGACAATGACTCACATTTTGACCGTAGTTCTAATGATGTCCGAAGTTTATCTGTCCGGTTTAGGGAGACTGCCTCAGATGTTATGTTCTCACGTGAAAGAGAGATGCCGCGCGTGGAACTCACACATGATGACCGCCATGATTTGGATCTCTGTAGGCCCCTTAGGGAAAACAATACAATTGGTTCATTTTCCCGTATACCTAGAAGGCATGGCTCATTTCATCTGGGTGTTCATAGACAGGAAAGGCTTGTGCTGGGTCGGAGGATGCAGGGGAGATTAGCATTAGTAGGGAAGAATGCCATCGAATCATTTcgagacaaagaaaagtttccTGATGGCTTTAGAAGGCATGGTTGGGTCAGGCACAGAGAAATGGTTAAGTTTAGGGCACACTGTAAGGAGAAAAGGCTGCCTAAATGGTCGACTCAAACAACCAAAGCTTCAAGAAAACCACTTTCAAGGTGGCGGCAATCTGCTGTGGACTCTGCTTCTTTTTCCAGTCCCAAGACTCTTGCACAGATCAAAGAAGATAAGAGGAGAGCTAAAGAGATTCGGGTTCTGTCAGGTGGGTATTCTGGTAAAAAGTTGGCGGCAGATTTCCAGGGTCCTAAACCTCTGAGTGAACTTCTCAAGGACAAAGGAAATGTCAATTCAGATATGTAA